One segment of Hippopotamus amphibius kiboko isolate mHipAmp2 chromosome 4, mHipAmp2.hap2, whole genome shotgun sequence DNA contains the following:
- the LOC130851863 gene encoding uncharacterized protein LOC130851863, with product MSADIFFNVITREGECYWHPGGGGQRCCQTLYNAQDRPPKNALVPSLRNSYLSLTSNEATKGTRLWPQSPHQAPYSPYSSPARHPPAFGAAPGERKPQRRGGARSRRKRWSRCSRRRRRLYRSFGPVRPLLPHSPPPPSWGRPTQHPQPSAHIHPHPPRQAHYPTRGAPPRALRPRTRGSRAGEPAGPAKATPSGCSGRGGRGRSSRLSAPQARPPRHRKCRRRGSPHIQFKLSLPPPPLPPGLPPPPRPGPAVAPAPPPFATAPRLASGRSPRPVRGPRSPPASRAADPSRDGPKLRLTHGAAVDAPLLSSSGSRTDRHPLPPPRPARAQRSPRILQSRLRRFRGVAARRRCSGYAGDSRRTPPLALDRLLLPPPPLRPLRPGFRAERRLASISRDYFFAAPPTCSFFEHDFIGFSGALLVGFSRHVKIGGIWHLRSHGQSGVFLQHCP from the exons atgtctgcagacattttttTCAATGTCATCACTAGGGAGGgggagtgctactggcatccagggggtggaggccagagatgctgccaaACGCTGTACAATGCACAAGACAGACCCCCAAAGAATGCACTAGTGCCCAGTTTGAGAAACTCTTACCTGAGTCTCACCTCAAATGAAGCTACCAAAGGTACTCGGCTGTGGCCCCAGAG CCCACACCAGGCTCCTTATTCTCCTTACTCGAGCCCTGCCCGACATCCACCCGCCTTCGGGGCCGCGCCGGGGGAAAGGAAGCCCCAGAGACGGGGAGGAGCGAGGAGCAGACGCAAACGCTGGAGCCgctgcagccgccgccgccgccgcctctacCGCAGCTTCGGCCCGGTGCGTCCCCTTCTTCCTCACTCCCCGCCGCCGCCCTCCTGGGGCAGGCCCACACAGCACCCTCAGCCGAGCGCGCACATACATCCCCACCCTCCTCGCCAGGCCCACTACCCCACGAGGGGAGCTCCGCCGCGCGCGCTGCGGCCGCGGACGAGAGGAAGCAGGGCCGGGGAGCCGGCGGGCCCGGCGAAGGCGACCCCCTCGGGCTGCTCGGGCCGCGGCGGCAGAGGCCGCAGCTCACGACTCTCGGCTCCCCAGGCCCGCCCGCCGCGGCACAGGAAATGCCGCCGCCGCGGCTCTCCTCACATTCAATTCAAACTGTCACTGccgccgcctcccctccccccgggcctgccgccgccgccgcgcccgggGCCCGCCGTCGCCCCCGCTCCACCTCCTTTCGCCACAGCCCCCCGCCTCGCCTCAGGGCGTTCCCCTCGCCCCGTCAGGGGGCCGCGGAGCCCCCCAGCGTCCCGAGCCGCCGACCCGAGTCGCGACGGCCCAAAGCTGAGACTCACCCATGGTGCTGCTGTTGACGCTCCTCTCCTCAGCAGCAGCGGATCTCGCACTGACCGACatcccctcccccctccgcgaCCAGCCCGGGCGCAGCGCAGCCCGCGGATTCTCCAAAGCCGCCTACGCCGATTCCGCGGCGTAGCCGCCCGGCGTCGCTGCTCCGGTTACGCAGGCGACAGCAGGCGGACTCCTCCACTGGCTCTCGACCGACTCCTGCTCCCTCCTCCGCCCCTCCGCCCCCTCAGACCAGGCTTCCGGGCCGAGAGGAGACTGGCTTCGATCTCGCGAGATTACTTCTTCGCTGCCCCGCCGACTTGCTCGTTTTTCGAGCATGACTTCATTGGCTTCAGCGGTGCTTTGCTGGTGGGGTTTAGCCGCCATGTTAAAATTGGCGGGATTTGGCACCTCCGGAGTCATGGACAGTCAGGCGTGTTTCTTCAACACTGCCCCTAA